In Horticoccus luteus, the following proteins share a genomic window:
- the moeB gene encoding molybdopterin-synthase adenylyltransferase MoeB translates to MSLSSAELARYSRHVLLGEIGLAGQERLQAARVLIVGAGGLGSPVALYLAAAGVGTLGLVDPDAVELHNLQRQILHDTAAIGELKVASAATRVRALNPHIAVITIPTAVTAENADSIFGDYDIIVDGTDNFFTRYICNDAAVRTRRPLVHGSIFKFSGQLTVYDPSVGGPCHRCLFPQPPPVGSVPGCGEAGVVGALCGVIGSLLAMEVVKLITQIGAPLLGRLVTYDALSCSFAEQRIPRDPACPACGTRRATSSPAAPLTPASMSNETHPLDINVQDAHDLLHRPESAAVLIDVREPFELDICRVAQARHIPMREIAQQLEQIPRDRPVLLMCHHGGRSLRVTQFLRAHGFANAFNLHGGIDAWATAFDPAMTRY, encoded by the coding sequence ATGTCCCTCTCCTCCGCTGAACTCGCGCGCTACAGCCGGCACGTCTTGCTTGGCGAAATCGGCCTCGCCGGCCAGGAGCGCCTGCAGGCCGCTCGTGTGCTCATCGTCGGCGCGGGCGGGCTCGGCAGTCCCGTCGCCCTCTATCTCGCCGCCGCGGGCGTGGGCACTCTCGGGCTCGTTGATCCCGATGCCGTGGAGTTGCACAACCTCCAGCGCCAGATCCTGCACGACACCGCCGCAATCGGTGAACTCAAGGTCGCTTCCGCCGCCACGCGCGTCCGCGCTCTCAACCCCCACATCGCCGTCATCACGATACCCACCGCCGTCACGGCGGAGAACGCGGATTCAATTTTCGGCGACTACGACATCATTGTCGATGGCACCGACAACTTCTTCACGCGCTACATTTGCAACGACGCGGCCGTTCGCACGCGCCGCCCGCTCGTCCACGGGAGCATTTTCAAATTCTCCGGGCAATTGACCGTTTACGATCCATCGGTCGGCGGACCGTGTCATCGCTGTCTTTTTCCTCAGCCTCCGCCGGTCGGGTCGGTGCCAGGTTGCGGCGAAGCCGGCGTGGTCGGTGCGCTCTGCGGCGTCATCGGCAGCCTGCTGGCCATGGAGGTGGTGAAACTGATCACGCAGATCGGCGCACCGCTCCTCGGCCGCTTGGTGACTTACGATGCGCTCTCCTGCTCCTTTGCCGAGCAACGCATCCCGCGCGATCCTGCTTGTCCCGCGTGCGGAACTCGCCGCGCAACATCTTCTCCCGCCGCCCCCCTCACTCCCGCCTCCATGTCCAACGAAACTCATCCGCTCGATATCAACGTGCAAGACGCTCACGACCTACTCCACCGGCCGGAATCAGCCGCCGTGCTCATCGATGTGCGCGAACCCTTCGAACTCGACATCTGCCGCGTGGCTCAGGCCCGCCATATTCCGATGCGAGAGATTGCTCAGCAGCTCGAACAGATTCCTCGCGACCGCCCCGTTCTGCTCATGTGTCATCACGGCGGCCGCAGCCTTCGCGTCACTCAATTTTTGCGCGCCCACGGCTTCGCCAACGCCTTCAATCTCCACGGCGGCATCGATGCGTGGGCGACCGCGTTTGATCCCGCCATGACGCGCTATTAA